The DNA sequence AGGCGCGCAGCGACGTCGAGCGCTACGTGCGCGAGCTCGCCAGATCGTCGCAATTCTTCGCGGAGCAGCTACAAACGGCGGTTTCATGATCCGCCTCGACCAGATCAGCATGCAGCACGGCCGCCAGATCCTGTTCCTGGAGGCCGGTGCCGCCATCCATCGCGGCGAGAAGGTGGGACTGGTCGGGCCGAACGGCGCGGGCAAGTCGACGATCTTCCGCCTCATCACCGGCCAGGAGCAGCCCGACGACGGCAGCGTCTCCATCGATCGCGGCGTGACGGTCGGGTACTTCAGCCAGGACGTCGGCGAGATGTCCGGACGCACCGTGGTCGCCGAAGTCATGGATGGAGCGGGGCCGGTTTCGGAGGTCGCGGCCGAGCTGGCCCGGCTCGAGCACGATCTGGCCGATCCGGAAAAGGCCGACCGCATGGACAAGCTCATCGAGCGCTACGGCGACGTGCAGTCGCGTTTCGAGGAGCTTGGCGGCTACGAGCTGGAGGCGCGCGCCCGCGAGGTGCTGGCAGGCCTCGGCTTCTCCGCCGAAATGGTGGACGGCGACGTGGGTCTGCTCTCGGGCGGCTGGAAGATGCGCGTGGCGCTGGCGCGCATCCTGCTGATGCGTCCTTCCGCGATGCTGCTGGACGAGCCGTCCAACCACCTCGACCTCGAATCGCTGATCTGGCTCGAGAACTTCCTGAAGGCCTACGACGGCGCGCTGCTGATGACGTCGCACGACCGCGAATTCCTCAACCGCATCGTCACGCGAATCCTCGAGATCGACGGCGGCGAGCTGGTCAGCTATTCGGGCAACTACGACTTCTACGAAGCGCAGCGCGAGCTGGCGCAGGCCCAGGCGCAGGCCGCCTACGAGCGCCAGCAGGCCAAGCTGGCCAAGGAGATGCGCTTCATCGAACGCTTCAAGGCGCAGGCGGCCAAGGCCGCGCAGGTGCAGTCGCGCGTCAAGCAGCTCGACAAGATCGAGAAGCTCGAGCCGCCCAAACGCCGTGCCACGCTGACGTTCGATTTTCCGCCGTATCCGCGCTCGGGCGACGACGTCGTCAAGATCGAGCACCTCGACAAGCGTTATGGCAGCAGGGTCGTCTATGACGGTCTGGATCTGACCATCCGCCGCGGCGAGCGTTGGGCGGTGATGGGCGTCAACGGCGCCGGCAAGTCGACGCTGCTCAAGCTGGTGGCGGGCGAGAGCCAGCCCGACGGCGGCGTTGTCAAGATCGGCGCGGCGGTGCGCATGGGCTATTTCGCGCAGCACGCCATGGAAGTGCTGCGGCCGGATCGGACGGTGCTGCAGACTCTCGAGGATTCGTTTCCTCTGGCCGGCGGCGGAGTGCTGCGCACGCTGGCAGGCTGCTTCGGCTTTCCGGGCGACGACGTCGACAAGCCGTGCAGGATCCTTTCCGGCGGCGAGAAGGCGCGCCTGGTGATCGCGCGCATCCTCTACGACCGCCCCAACTTCCTGGTTCTCGATGAGCCGACCAACCACCTGGACATGGCGACCAAGGACATGCTGGTGCGGGCGCTCGCCGGCTATGAGGGCACCATGCTGTTCGTCTCGCACGACCGGCGCTTCCTGGCCGACGTGTCCAACCGCATTCTCGAGCTGAGCGCCGAAGGGCCTCTTCCCTTCGGCGGCGGCTATCGCGAGTACGTCGAGGCCAGCGGGCACGAAGCTCCCGGCCTGTGCTGAATTCAGTGCGGCCGCAGATGCATGCCGCGATGATGGTGCGCCGCGCGCTCGTCGACCGCCTTTTCGGACGGGTGCTGCACCTCGCCGGTGATGGCGCCGAGCGTGACGCCGTAGATTGCGTGCACGAGATAGGACGCGAAGACGGCGATCGCAGGATTGGGAAGCTGGCCCGAGAACAGTCCCATGCCGAACAGCGGCTTGAACAGCAGTTCGACCAGCGTCGCCAGGCCGAGGCCCATCAGCAGGCCCTTCTGCCAGGGCGCACCCGGCAGCTCGCGGCTGAGAAACATCGCGTAGATGTGCGGGAACAGCACTGCGCCGAAATTGAAGTGCCAGGCCATCATCACCCACCAGCTCCAACTGAAGCGCTCGGGCTCGTTCTCGAAGAGGATGCCGCCGAACAGCTCGGTCAGTCCCGACTGCGGATAGCCGACGGCAGCGAATGCGTACACGGCAATGGTGACGAGCAGGGTGCCGACAAAGCCGGCTGCCATCGCGCGAGGGATGATATGGGCGTAGTTCATCGGTTCGCTCCTGCGCAGATCTCACGGGCGCGTCCGCGTGCATCGCTCGCGGCGCGCCCACGCACAGAAGGAGCGACGTGTCAGCCGTGTCTTCCATGCCGTCGGACGCGGCGAATTGCTCGTGCGTGGGTCTCCACAACCCTGCGCATGGGGCGGCGCCGCCCAGGTCGGGGGCACGGTCCGGGTACGGCCCGGCAGTGAAAACGCGTGCCGGATTGGACCGTGGGCAGGAGCGAAAAAAAGTCGGCGGCAGGATGCGCGGGCCGTGCGTTTCCGTCTCGACAACGATGCGGCTCGTGCGTAGTTTGTCCCTCGTCCACAGCCTGGTCGAGGC is a window from the Candidatus Limnocylindrales bacterium genome containing:
- a CDS encoding ABC-F family ATP-binding cassette domain-containing protein — translated: MIRLDQISMQHGRQILFLEAGAAIHRGEKVGLVGPNGAGKSTIFRLITGQEQPDDGSVSIDRGVTVGYFSQDVGEMSGRTVVAEVMDGAGPVSEVAAELARLEHDLADPEKADRMDKLIERYGDVQSRFEELGGYELEARAREVLAGLGFSAEMVDGDVGLLSGGWKMRVALARILLMRPSAMLLDEPSNHLDLESLIWLENFLKAYDGALLMTSHDREFLNRIVTRILEIDGGELVSYSGNYDFYEAQRELAQAQAQAAYERQQAKLAKEMRFIERFKAQAAKAAQVQSRVKQLDKIEKLEPPKRRATLTFDFPPYPRSGDDVVKIEHLDKRYGSRVVYDGLDLTIRRGERWAVMGVNGAGKSTLLKLVAGESQPDGGVVKIGAAVRMGYFAQHAMEVLRPDRTVLQTLEDSFPLAGGGVLRTLAGCFGFPGDDVDKPCRILSGGEKARLVIARILYDRPNFLVLDEPTNHLDMATKDMLVRALAGYEGTMLFVSHDRRFLADVSNRILELSAEGPLPFGGGYREYVEASGHEAPGLC
- a CDS encoding DUF6789 family protein, which produces MNYAHIIPRAMAAGFVGTLLVTIAVYAFAAVGYPQSGLTELFGGILFENEPERFSWSWWVMMAWHFNFGAVLFPHIYAMFLSRELPGAPWQKGLLMGLGLATLVELLFKPLFGMGLFSGQLPNPAIAVFASYLVHAIYGVTLGAITGEVQHPSEKAVDERAAHHHRGMHLRPH